Proteins encoded by one window of Burkholderia plantarii:
- a CDS encoding phosphatidate cytidylyltransferase: protein MLKTRVITAVVLLAVLLPVTLFAPLAAFGALIALVLVFAAWEWARLLKFGPTGSVAYAVVAALALGASMRLGAGPDAGFGPSRPLVQAAAIFWLLAGPFALWRKPVLAERVWKPFLLAAGLVVFAACWHAVVAARAVGIAFVLSMLLVVWLADIGAYFAGKALGRHKLAPSISPGKTWEGALGGWLAVMIVAGLAIALGAFEPTLYSALAQRFGAAGALAALTLLVAYSVVGDLFESLLKRQAGVKDSSGLLPGHGGVLDRVDALLPVLPLAVLLLG from the coding sequence TGCCGGTCACGCTGTTCGCGCCGCTCGCGGCGTTTGGCGCGCTGATCGCGCTCGTGCTCGTATTCGCGGCCTGGGAATGGGCGCGCCTGCTCAAGTTCGGCCCGACCGGCTCGGTGGCCTACGCGGTCGTCGCGGCGCTCGCGCTCGGCGCCAGCATGCGGCTCGGGGCCGGACCGGACGCCGGTTTCGGACCGTCGCGGCCGCTCGTCCAGGCCGCGGCGATATTCTGGCTGCTGGCCGGGCCGTTCGCGCTCTGGCGCAAGCCGGTACTGGCCGAGCGCGTCTGGAAGCCGTTCCTGCTCGCGGCCGGGCTGGTGGTGTTCGCGGCCTGCTGGCATGCGGTGGTGGCCGCGCGCGCGGTCGGCATCGCGTTCGTGCTGTCGATGCTGCTGGTGGTGTGGCTCGCCGATATCGGCGCATACTTCGCGGGCAAGGCGCTCGGCCGGCACAAGCTGGCGCCGTCGATCAGTCCCGGCAAGACCTGGGAGGGCGCGCTGGGCGGCTGGCTCGCCGTAATGATCGTGGCCGGCCTCGCGATCGCACTCGGCGCGTTCGAGCCGACCCTGTATTCGGCGCTCGCGCAGCGCTTCGGCGCGGCGGGCGCGCTCGCCGCGCTGACGCTGCTGGTGGCCTACAGCGTGGTCGGCGACCTGTTCGAATCGTTGCTCAAGCGTCAGGCCGGCGTGAAGGATTCGAGCGGCCTGCTGCCGGGCCACGGCGGCGTGCTCGACCGCGTCGACGCGCTGCTGCCGGTGCTGCCGCTCGCGGTGCTGCTGCTCGGTTAA